The nucleotide sequence GCTGAAAAAGTAGCTGAGCGATTGCCTAATGCTCCTAAAGTATCGATATTTAAAAACTTTGGTACAGCAATGATTAAAGCCGATGGCTTGGATATTGAGTTTGTAGGGGCACGCCGTGAAAGTTATGAGGCAAACTCACGCAAGCCTTATGTAGAGAGTGGCACGCTACAAGACGACCAAAATCGTAGGGATTTCACTATCAACGCAATGGCTTTCTCTCTGAACAGAGACACTTTTGGCGAGCTTATCGACCCTTTTGACGGCTTAGGCGACTTAAAACGAAAGCTCATTCGTACCCCCTTAGACCCTGATATTACTTATTCAGACGACCCTTTGCGTATGATGCGTGCTATTAGGTTTGCTACCCAACTGAACTTTAAGATTGAAAAGCAGTCGCTAAAAGCTATTACTGATAATAAGGAACGGCTAAAAATCATCTCGAGCGAGCGTATTGTAGAGGAACTGAACAAGATACTCGCTTCGCCTAAACCTTCTATTGGACTGAAATTGCTGTACGAAACGGGCTTGTTGCACTATATCCTCCCAGAACTCATTGCCTTGCAAGGGGTGGAGGAACACGACGGACAACGCCATAAAGATAACTTTTGGCATACCTTAGAAGTGGTGGATAATATATCAGAAAACACCGATAACCTCTGGTTACGTTGGGCAGCACTCTTACACGACATTGGCAAAGCACCTACCAAACGCTTCGACAAGAAGATAGGTTGGACATTTCACGGACACGAGTTTGTGGGGAGCAAGATGGTATATCACCTCTTCAAACGTTTGAGAATGCCTCTGAACGACAAGATGAAATACGTGCAGAAAATCGTAAAGATGAGTTCGCGCCCTATTATCATCGCTGATGATATCGTTACTGATTCGGCTGTACGCCGTTTGGTATTTGATGCTGGAGAGGAGTTTGAAGACCTAATGACCCTCTGCGAAGCTGATATTACTACTAAAAACCCTAAGAAATTCAAAAAATATCACGACAATTTCCAGATAGTACGCCAAAAGGTAGTGGAAGTAGAAGAGAAAGACCACATTCGCAATTTCCAACCTCCGGTAAGTGGTGAAGAGATAATGCAGACGTTCAACTTACCTCCTTCACAACCGGTAGGAATGCTAAAAGAAGCGATAAAAGAAGCGATTTTAGAAGGTAAAATCCCCAATGAATACGAGGCTGCCAAAGCCTTTATGATGGAGAAAGCAAAGAAGATGAAATTGATTTAGAGGTACGAGGTGCGAGGTGCGAGGTGCGAGCCGCACAGGCAGTGTGAGTCGCACAGGCAGTGTGAGCCAGACAGGCAATTAATTTAGTAATGAGATTATGGTTTTTCATATTATTGCTGATGAGTCCGCTTTTGATGAGGGGGCAAGAAATGACGCGTATCAGAGGAAAGATATTCTACAACAATGCGCCTTTGGAAGGGGTGCATATTCAAAACATAGACAACCAGCACTATACTACTACCGATGCTGAGGGGTCTTTTTCGATAGACGCTACCAAAGGACAGAGCTTAAAAGCTACGTATGTAGGCAAGAAAACACTTTACCACAGCCTTACACAAGTGGATTTACAGCGACTGGTTGTTTTAAAAATGGCTGATATTACCATTGCATTAGAAGAAGTGAGTGTTACTGAAAAACCTAAGATTACTGCTCAGAGTTTGGGTATTTTACAACATACTCCAAAAGAACGCACTTGGGAAGAGAAACGGAAGTACGCTAATACAGATATTCTTCAAATAGACAAATTCTCCCTCTACAAACTACTAGTAGGAAATGTGAGTTTTAATTTCAATGCAATTATCAACCACCTGAACGGAAAGGCAAAGATTATAAAGCAACAAGTTATCAATGAAAAGAACCTAAGGGTGGCACATTACATCGTAAATGAGATGGGCAACTACCTCAAAAATGAACATCACCTAACGGAAGAAGAAATAGGCACCTTAGCTTTCTATGTAATGGAAAAACCCGAAGCACATCGGCTTGTAGAGCGAAAAGACAACAAGCAATTAGAATTTATGTTATACGAATGGTGGAATGAATTAACTAATTTACAGAAAGAAGAAACAAAAAAAAATGTTAATAATTAATTGTTATTTAATAATTAATTTGTACCTTTGCTAACGAAAAACAACGCTGATAAAATATATAACAAGAGTCAGCCTCTATATAAAATTAATTTTATGAAAAGTATTGAAACAGCAAAAATGTGGCTTTCTGACACTTTTGATGCAGAAACCCGCAACAAGGTTCAAGCCCTCATCGACGGAAATCCCGATGAGCTCAACGAAGCCTTTCACAAGAACTTAGAGTTCGGTACTGGTGGTATGCGTGGTATTATGGGAATTGGTACTAACCGAATCAACAAATACACGTTAGGCAAAAACACCCAAGGATTGAGCAACTACCTCAAAAAATGCTTCCCTAACCAAGAGATTAAAGTGGCTATCGCTCACGACTGTCGCAACAACTCTAAGAAGTTTGCCAAAATAGTAGCCGATGTGTTTGCGGCTAATGGCATAAAAGTATTCCTCTTCTCTGACCTCCGTCCTACCCCAGAGCTTTCGTTTACAGTACGCTACTTAGGCTGTCAAGCGGGTATCGTGCTTACCGCCTCTCACAACCCCCCAGAATACAACGGTTATAAAGTGTATTGGGAAGACGGCGGACAAACCGTACCGCCCGAAGACGGTGATATTATGAAAGCTATTGAAGCAATTGACTTCAAAGACATCAAATTCAACGCCGATGAGAGTCTTATTCACTACATCGACAAAGAACTTGACAATGCTTTTGCCGAAGCATCTATCAAACACGGAGACTTCAATGCTCCTGAGAAAGACAAGCTAAAAATTGTATTTACTTCTTTGCACGGAACGTCTATCACTATGGTTCCCGATGTGCTCAAACGCGCTGGCTTTACCAATGTACACATCGTAGAGGAACAAGCTGTACCTGATGGTAATTTTCCTACCGTAAAATCACCTAACCCCGAAGAGCCCGAAGCTCTTACGTTGGCACTCAAAAAAGCAGACGAAATAGGAGCTGATATCGTAATAGGTACCGACCCCGATTGTGACCGAATAGGTATAGCCGTTCGCGACCTTCACGGCAAAATGGTGCTACTTAACGGTAACCAAACAATGGTAATGATGACCGACTTTCTCTTGGCACAACAAAGCAAAAGAGGCTTTAAAGGCAACGAGTTTGTAGCTTCTACTATTGTTTCAACTCCTATGGTTCACGCAATTGCTAATGCATACAAAGTGCAATATAAAGAAGGACTCACAGGCTTTAAATGGATTGCCAAAATGATTAAAGATTTCTCTAAGCTTACTTTCATAGGCGGTGGAGAGGAAAGCTTCGGTTATATGGTTGGTGATTTCGTACGCGATAAAGATGCCGTAACTGCGACCCTATTGGCTTGTGAGATTGCTGCATTTGCTAAAGCTAAAGGCAGTTCGTTCTACAAAGAATTGCTACACGCTTATACCAAATACGGATTCTACAAAGAGTACCTCATTTCCTTAGTGAAAAAAGGCATTTCGGGCTCAGAAGAGATTGCTAAGATGATGAAAGACTTGCGCGAAAATCCGTTGAAGGAAATTAACGGAGAAAAAGTAACGCTAATTTGCGATTACCAATCGTCTAAGGCATTCCACCCACTTACTGGCAAAGTAGAAGATATAGACGTTCCTAAATCGAATGTACTCATCTACCACACCGATAAAGGCACTCGTGTGGCAGCGCGCCCCAGCGGTACAGAGCCTAAGATTAAGTTTTATTTCAGTGTAAATACATCTTTGAGCAGTGTAGACGCTTTTGAAGCAACTCAAAAGGTTTTGGATAGCAAAATCCAAAAGATAGTAGAAGAGTTGAAGCTAAAATAGTGAACCACTCTATATACTCTATATAGAGTCTGCAAATAGACAGTACCTCTGCATTCAACAATTGAATGTAGAGGTACTTTTTTTGAGAAAGAAATATATAAAAACAGAAAACAGAGCCCCTTTTACAAGGAACTCCGTTTTCATCTTCAATAAAGCTAAAAATCTTTATCTTTATTTGTAACCAGGGGTTTGAGTAACGAGTGTATCTCTGCTGATAATATCAGAATTGATAGGCCAAAGTAGCTTATGTGCTTCTGTATTTTGGTTCAGTATAGGCTCTACATTGCCTGCCACTGTACCATAACTTGCCTCTTTTGAAAATACAAGAGGTTTACCAGAGGCATCTTGTAGACGGCGAACATCAAACCAGCGTTTAGATTCGGCTACAAACTCTTTATCACGTTCTTTCAAGATAGCTAACTCACCATCAGCAAAGTTAGTATGTGTATACGCATTAGCTGAAGTATAATTTGAACCATAAGCCCTCTGTCTAATTTGGTTGATATAAGTAGAGGGGTCAGAGCCTTGCTTATTAGCTATCTCAGCATACATCAACAGTACATCGGCATAGCGGTATACAGGTATATCATCAGAGAAAACACGAGTGTTCGCTGAGTTTATAAAGCCTATATATTTGATGAGAGCTATCCCTCTCCCTTGTGTTTTAGCTGCATTAGAGTAGAACGATAGGAATGTAGTAGCTCTACGGGTATCAGTAGCATCAAAAGCCTGAAACAATTCAAATTTATACTCATTGAATAAGAACCCTGACTGAATCTTCAAGGGGTCGTTATTAGGAAAAGCTTTCCCAGTTTCATCGTATTTATTGATAAAATTGGGCGGGTAATACATAAATGAGTTGAACGGAGTACTTGCTTCATTTTCTAAAAAAGCCATTGCAAATATAATCTCATTATTTTGCTTTTTATTGTAAGCAAATACATCAGCATAGTTAGGCAAAAGGCTAAATTTACCTGAACTAGCTACCTTGTCTAATGCTTCTTTTGCAGTGTCTAAATCAGATGCAGAAGGAACTTGGTCACCGGTAGTGACTTTGGCTGACCAAAGATAAATCTCAGCTTTCAGCATTAAGGTGGCATAATATGACCAATGTATTCTATCAAAATTATTCACTCTGTTAGAATCTGTAAAATATTTTTCAGAGTTATTAATATCGGTCTTTATGAAATCTAAAGTAGCTTTTGGAGTACTGCGAGGCGTAAATAATTCTTTACCACTACTAGGTGTCTTGTCTAATATTTCAGTTCCAGTTTTAATGGGTACACCCCCATAGGTTCTGTAAAGCCAAAAATAGTACCACGCACGCATTCCATACATTTGCCCTAAATAATAATTCTTATTGGTTTCAGTTAAATAATTGGCTTCTAGAATATTCTTAATAGCATTGTTAATATTAAAAATCTTTCCATAAAAGTCAAACCAAGAACTATTGTTAGGATTTTGAGCAGAAAAGTTCTGTATTTTTATATCCGAATAATATATATTCTGCTCTAATGATGATGTACCACCGGGCACCATAGTACCTCCACGTGCTTCACCCATTATCCAATAGTTAAAATCATTGCTTCTAAATTGGTTATGTACTCCCTCGATAGCCCCTACTATTTGGGCTTCATTTTTCCAGAAGTTACCACTACCGTTATAGTCCTTTGGAACAAGGTCTAAATCATTACAAGAGACTGTAAACAATAGTCCTGCGATAATTGTTATATATTTTAAAACTTTCATATGTTGCATTTTTTAAAAGGTTAGATTCAATCCTAAGATAATAGTCCTTGGCAATGGATAGCCTGAGTTTGATTGCCCTAAAGCCTCAGGAGAGTAAGTTTCGGCTTTAGTAAGGTAACCTAAGTTTTGACCTATCAAAGATAGTTCTAAATTATCAAGTCCCATTTTACTCACTATATCTTTTTGGAAATTATAGCTAAGAGCTATCTCACGGAAGGCTAAGTAACTTCCTTCATAAATAAACATTGTTGAACTGCGGTAGTAATTACGTTTACCAAGCTGGTCAGCCCAATAATATTTAGGATATTTAGCAGTAGGGTTATCAGGTGTCCAAGTATCATTTACCTGTTTAACAGTGTTAAAAGTACCTTGCATATTACCTAAGTACCAAGGTAATGAGTTACCTATTGAGATACGCTGTTTAAAGTTGAGCGCATAGTCCATACGGGCAGAGAGTCGGATATTTTTATAACTTAAGGTAGTATTGATACCTCCTGTCCATTTAGGGTAAATATTACCAGCTTTCACTAAATCATAATTATCAATTTTACCATCTCCATTCACATCTCTCCAAATTACATCTCCAGGCTGGATAGGAAGTCCTTTTTCTTTTTCAGCATCGCTTAGTCTTGCCCAAGCGGCAGGTCCGTATAGTTTTTTAGATCCGGTTTCATCAACCAAATTATCAGCCAAGCGTTTTACTTGTTCTTCATTTTGGTATATACCTAACGCTTCGTGAGCATACATATCACCAGGCTCTTGTCCTTCTTGATAACCTCCTACCCATTCTTTTTCACCTGTGGTAGGATTATAGACCTCAATAGCATCTTGCCTATTATTAGGGTAACCGTTATGAGGTAGTTTTACTACCGTATTTTTGTTATAAGCAGCATTTATCGCTAAACTCCAATGCAAATCATTCTTATCAATAATCCGGAAGTTGGTTTCTATCTCTACTCCTCTGTTTCTGAAAGACCCATTATTAGTATTGATAGCAGAAGCTCCTGATGAGTGTGGAAGTGTCATTGACTGTATCTTATCACTTGTCAAACGATCGTACAATGTAAAATTAGCATTGATACGGTTTTGGATAAAACCTAAATCTAATCCAACTTCAAAGGTACGCGTTTTCTCCCAACGAAGTCCTTTATTAGGAAAAGTACCTATGACATAACCTACTGCCCCATTGTACTTATTAGTGCCATAAGAACCTTGTAAGGTATAATCACCTATAAATTTATCTGGCACATTACCATTCAAACCAAAACTGGTTCTGAGTTTTGCAAACGAAAGTACTCGTTTTATATTGTCAGGAATAAACTCTTCACGAGTAATAATCCAACCCAGAGAGGCTGCTGGGAAGTTACCCCAACGGTTATTAATCAATCGAGAATATCCATCACGGCGAATAGTAAATGAAAACAAATATTTATCAGCATAATCATAGTTTAAACGTCCAAAATATGATTTGATTCTATTGCCATAATGATATGAATCTATTCCACGTTTACCTTCTTTATTAGAAGTCAAACCTAAGTCTTCGAATTCATCGGTAGGTGCTTCTGATCCTGAAGCACTAAGCCCACGTGTATAGCTGTCGTAATACTCATAACCTGCCATAGCATCAAAGTGATGAGATTTTATATCAAACTTGTAGTTTAAGATACTATTATAAGTTTGACGTATAGTTCTTCCAAAGCTGGCTGAAGTACTTCTAGTTCTACTCCAGTTATTAGCAGCTTTACCTGGTGAGGTTTGGTGGTCTTTATTAAAGCTTTCATAATATTCTTCATCAAACATCACTTGTCCACTCACTGTTAATGAAAGCCCTTTATACAAATCAGCCCTGAGGCTTTGTCCGAAATTAATTTTATTGGTATTATTATCACGAAGAAATATATTTTCATAAAAACGTGGATTACCGTCAGCACCACCACGTCCCATTACTATCTGTCCATTTACTTTTTCTTTTTGAGTGGGAGGAGCTGAAAGCATACGTCCAAAATAGGCATCATCTGCAGAAGTATTCACATTTTTATACCAAGTAGCATAGGCTATTGAAAAGTTGCTGGTGGAAGTAAGCCAAGGTTTTAACTTATACTCAGCATTCAAAGTACCAGTAAGTCGCTTATACCAACTCTTAATAGGCAAACCCTCTTGGTTATAATAGCCCAAACCAGCATAATATTTTCCTTTGTCATTACCTCCTGTCATTGATAACGAATAGTCTCTTGTAAGAGCAAAAGGACGGAAAGCTGCCTTTTTGAAATCAAAATCATAAAAAATAAGTTCTTTACCCGTAATAGGGTCAGTCATCGTTTGCCATCCTTCTGAAAGAAGTTTTTGTTTTTGAGAAGGAGAAAGGCTTTCTGAGAACATAGTAGACCAATATGAATTAGCACTTTCATTAGGATTTAATACCGTATCATCGGTCATACTTTTGAAGTGTATATTACCAGTACCGTAAGGTTGCGCACCACTTAAACTCGCTTCGTTAGTAAATCCTTTCCAATCACCTGAAGCATTTTGCCATACACGGGCACTATTACGTACCGCTGTACGTTGCCAATAAAGATAATCACGTGCATTAAGAAACTCCACTTGGTTATTCATATAAGCAAATCCGTGCTTCAATTTTACATTCAGTGACGAAACACCTAATCTACCTTTTTTAGTAGTTACCAATACTACCCCATTGCTAGCTCTTGCTCCATAAATAGCAGTAGCACCAGCATCTTTTAATATATCCATTGATTCTATATCATCGGGGTTGATGTCATTCAATCCCCCTCTGATTTGTCCATCTATGATAACAAGGGGTGAGCCTGAACCATCAAGATTAGTACCTCCACGAAGTACTAAGGTAGGAGCTGCTCCTGGACTTCCTGAAGTCTGTGCTACCCTGAGTCCTGCCACTGCTCCTGAAAGGGCTTGAGCAGGGTTAGAAAAAGAACCGGTTGATAATACTTCTGTTTTCACTGAAGCAATAGAACTCGTTACTTTTGCTTTCTTTTGTGTACCTCCATAAGCAGTAAGCACTACTTCTTCCAATACATTCGCTTCTTCCTTTAACGACACATTAATAGGGCGACTACCTGTTACTCTTCTCTCTTGGGTAGTATACCCTACAAAGCTAAATACAAGAATATCACCCTCCTTTGCAGTGAGGGTATAGTTCCCTTCAAAGTCGGTCTGGGTACCGTGTGTGGTACCTTTCACAACTACAGCAGCACCTGGCAACGGCATTTCATCAGAAGAAACCGTCCCTTTCACCATTATCTCTTGTGCCCAACCTATTGTGAAGAACAACAAAAAGAATACATTAAATAAATACTTTTGCTTCATTACTTTAAATTTTTACTGATTGATTTTATAAATACAATGGGGTGGTAGGTTAATTACATTTTATATATACTACATTTGGTTACATTTGTTAAAGAAATCAATGCTTTCCAATTCTTTCTTAATGACTGCTTCCTCTTCATCAGTAATGTTTTGGAAAGGCGTACGGTTGATACCTAAGTCTAAACCAAGCAACTTCATTATACGCTTGCCGCACACTATGTTGCCACGATATTTAGCAATTACATTTATCACGTCTTGGGCGTAGTTTTGCAACTCAGCAGCTTTGGCAATATTGCCCTTGTGGTATTCATCTATGATACCTACCAATACCTTGCCTATATAGCTACCAGTACCGCTAATGCCACCACGAGCACCCCCCATTACAAGAGCATTGAGGATAGTCTCGTCTAAGCCGTAGAGCATATCGTATTTACCATTGTTGTACAACATACATTGGTTGTACTCATAAAGTGGTTCGTAGGTGTATTTGATACCCGCTAAGTTAGGAATACGTCCGTCAGCTGCTTTAAGGAAAGGCAACATAGGAAGGTACACCCCATTGAGCACAGGGATATGGTAAAAATAGAAAGGCAGATTAGACGCTCCACAAGCTATTTCCTCGCAGTATTTCACCAGCTCCTCTACCCTACCCGCTTTGG is from Capnocytophaga ochracea DSM 7271 and encodes:
- a CDS encoding CCA tRNA nucleotidyltransferase, translated to MNYTEALSNPIFKLISDISAEISLESYVIGGFVRDYLLEKKLPKDIDVVSIGSGISLAEKVAERLPNAPKVSIFKNFGTAMIKADGLDIEFVGARRESYEANSRKPYVESGTLQDDQNRRDFTINAMAFSLNRDTFGELIDPFDGLGDLKRKLIRTPLDPDITYSDDPLRMMRAIRFATQLNFKIEKQSLKAITDNKERLKIISSERIVEELNKILASPKPSIGLKLLYETGLLHYILPELIALQGVEEHDGQRHKDNFWHTLEVVDNISENTDNLWLRWAALLHDIGKAPTKRFDKKIGWTFHGHEFVGSKMVYHLFKRLRMPLNDKMKYVQKIVKMSSRPIIIADDIVTDSAVRRLVFDAGEEFEDLMTLCEADITTKNPKKFKKYHDNFQIVRQKVVEVEEKDHIRNFQPPVSGEEIMQTFNLPPSQPVGMLKEAIKEAILEGKIPNEYEAAKAFMMEKAKKMKLI
- a CDS encoding carboxypeptidase-like regulatory domain-containing protein, giving the protein MRLWFFILLLMSPLLMRGQEMTRIRGKIFYNNAPLEGVHIQNIDNQHYTTTDAEGSFSIDATKGQSLKATYVGKKTLYHSLTQVDLQRLVVLKMADITIALEEVSVTEKPKITAQSLGILQHTPKERTWEEKRKYANTDILQIDKFSLYKLLVGNVSFNFNAIINHLNGKAKIIKQQVINEKNLRVAHYIVNEMGNYLKNEHHLTEEEIGTLAFYVMEKPEAHRLVERKDNKQLEFMLYEWWNELTNLQKEETKKNVNN
- a CDS encoding phospho-sugar mutase → MKSIETAKMWLSDTFDAETRNKVQALIDGNPDELNEAFHKNLEFGTGGMRGIMGIGTNRINKYTLGKNTQGLSNYLKKCFPNQEIKVAIAHDCRNNSKKFAKIVADVFAANGIKVFLFSDLRPTPELSFTVRYLGCQAGIVLTASHNPPEYNGYKVYWEDGGQTVPPEDGDIMKAIEAIDFKDIKFNADESLIHYIDKELDNAFAEASIKHGDFNAPEKDKLKIVFTSLHGTSITMVPDVLKRAGFTNVHIVEEQAVPDGNFPTVKSPNPEEPEALTLALKKADEIGADIVIGTDPDCDRIGIAVRDLHGKMVLLNGNQTMVMMTDFLLAQQSKRGFKGNEFVASTIVSTPMVHAIANAYKVQYKEGLTGFKWIAKMIKDFSKLTFIGGGEESFGYMVGDFVRDKDAVTATLLACEIAAFAKAKGSSFYKELLHAYTKYGFYKEYLISLVKKGISGSEEIAKMMKDLRENPLKEINGEKVTLICDYQSSKAFHPLTGKVEDIDVPKSNVLIYHTDKGTRVAARPSGTEPKIKFYFSVNTSLSSVDAFEATQKVLDSKIQKIVEELKLK
- a CDS encoding RagB/SusD family nutrient uptake outer membrane protein, translated to MKVLKYITIIAGLLFTVSCNDLDLVPKDYNGSGNFWKNEAQIVGAIEGVHNQFRSNDFNYWIMGEARGGTMVPGGTSSLEQNIYYSDIKIQNFSAQNPNNSSWFDFYGKIFNINNAIKNILEANYLTETNKNYYLGQMYGMRAWYYFWLYRTYGGVPIKTGTEILDKTPSSGKELFTPRSTPKATLDFIKTDINNSEKYFTDSNRVNNFDRIHWSYYATLMLKAEIYLWSAKVTTGDQVPSASDLDTAKEALDKVASSGKFSLLPNYADVFAYNKKQNNEIIFAMAFLENEASTPFNSFMYYPPNFINKYDETGKAFPNNDPLKIQSGFLFNEYKFELFQAFDATDTRRATTFLSFYSNAAKTQGRGIALIKYIGFINSANTRVFSDDIPVYRYADVLLMYAEIANKQGSDPSTYINQIRQRAYGSNYTSANAYTHTNFADGELAILKERDKEFVAESKRWFDVRRLQDASGKPLVFSKEASYGTVAGNVEPILNQNTEAHKLLWPINSDIISRDTLVTQTPGYK
- a CDS encoding SusC/RagA family TonB-linked outer membrane protein; translated protein: MKQKYLFNVFFLLFFTIGWAQEIMVKGTVSSDEMPLPGAAVVVKGTTHGTQTDFEGNYTLTAKEGDILVFSFVGYTTQERRVTGSRPINVSLKEEANVLEEVVLTAYGGTQKKAKVTSSIASVKTEVLSTGSFSNPAQALSGAVAGLRVAQTSGSPGAAPTLVLRGGTNLDGSGSPLVIIDGQIRGGLNDINPDDIESMDILKDAGATAIYGARASNGVVLVTTKKGRLGVSSLNVKLKHGFAYMNNQVEFLNARDYLYWQRTAVRNSARVWQNASGDWKGFTNEASLSGAQPYGTGNIHFKSMTDDTVLNPNESANSYWSTMFSESLSPSQKQKLLSEGWQTMTDPITGKELIFYDFDFKKAAFRPFALTRDYSLSMTGGNDKGKYYAGLGYYNQEGLPIKSWYKRLTGTLNAEYKLKPWLTSTSNFSIAYATWYKNVNTSADDAYFGRMLSAPPTQKEKVNGQIVMGRGGADGNPRFYENIFLRDNNTNKINFGQSLRADLYKGLSLTVSGQVMFDEEYYESFNKDHQTSPGKAANNWSRTRSTSASFGRTIRQTYNSILNYKFDIKSHHFDAMAGYEYYDSYTRGLSASGSEAPTDEFEDLGLTSNKEGKRGIDSYHYGNRIKSYFGRLNYDYADKYLFSFTIRRDGYSRLINNRWGNFPAASLGWIITREEFIPDNIKRVLSFAKLRTSFGLNGNVPDKFIGDYTLQGSYGTNKYNGAVGYVIGTFPNKGLRWEKTRTFEVGLDLGFIQNRINANFTLYDRLTSDKIQSMTLPHSSGASAINTNNGSFRNRGVEIETNFRIIDKNDLHWSLAINAAYNKNTVVKLPHNGYPNNRQDAIEVYNPTTGEKEWVGGYQEGQEPGDMYAHEALGIYQNEEQVKRLADNLVDETGSKKLYGPAAWARLSDAEKEKGLPIQPGDVIWRDVNGDGKIDNYDLVKAGNIYPKWTGGINTTLSYKNIRLSARMDYALNFKQRISIGNSLPWYLGNMQGTFNTVKQVNDTWTPDNPTAKYPKYYWADQLGKRNYYRSSTMFIYEGSYLAFREIALSYNFQKDIVSKMGLDNLELSLIGQNLGYLTKAETYSPEALGQSNSGYPLPRTIILGLNLTF
- a CDS encoding dihydrodipicolinate synthase family protein codes for the protein MTFEKINGLIVAPFTPFDKKGEVNLDPIDQYAKLLQKNGLIGVFINGSSGEGYMMTVEERMKIAEKWVSVAPKGFKVIVHCGATCIKDSYKMAQHAQEIGAFGIGAMASPFPKAGRVEELVKYCEEIACGASNLPFYFYHIPVLNGVYLPMLPFLKAADGRIPNLAGIKYTYEPLYEYNQCMLYNNGKYDMLYGLDETILNALVMGGARGGISGTGSYIGKVLVGIIDEYHKGNIAKAAELQNYAQDVINVIAKYRGNIVCGKRIMKLLGLDLGINRTPFQNITDEEEAVIKKELESIDFFNKCNQM